Proteins found in one Borreliella valaisiana VS116 genomic segment:
- a CDS encoding flagellar hook-associated protein 3, translating into MINRVSHPLTYENLKSSAAEQEAKITKLLENLYKGGKRIVKLRNDPTGVTHAIRLDSDIFKLNVYIKNIGTSKSTLRYTEGYLQSLTNILTRAKEIAIQGASGTYEADDKKMISKEVNALLEDAVAIANAKGPDGYSIFSGTKIDSEAFKVTRENKISKISKDGEGPQIIKVEYSGNQAEKKTEVYNEVHISNNYPGNEIFFSQNQNIISSINTNGFTVKENTKIYIDNIEIGLTTGDTALDIVAKINESSAPVEASIDPILNSLSIKTTTPHQIWITEEKESNVLQTLGILTKNNDTKLPPYNLSSSTEVRSRSIFDALIELRDTLYNNKEELVGSRSLAEIDESLKRLLISVADLGAKENRLDRSYERISKEAADMKEDMVQYTDLDVTKAITNLNMASLAYQVSLGISAKIMQTTLLDFIK; encoded by the coding sequence ATGATAAATAGAGTAAGTCATCCATTAACATATGAAAATTTAAAATCCTCTGCAGCAGAGCAAGAGGCCAAAATTACAAAACTTTTAGAAAATTTATACAAAGGCGGCAAAAGGATTGTAAAACTAAGAAACGATCCAACAGGCGTTACTCATGCAATAAGACTAGATAGTGACATATTTAAGCTGAATGTATACATAAAAAATATTGGTACTTCTAAAAGCACCCTACGGTATACAGAAGGATACTTACAATCTCTTACAAATATTTTAACACGAGCCAAAGAAATTGCCATTCAAGGAGCAAGCGGAACTTACGAAGCAGACGACAAAAAAATGATATCAAAAGAAGTAAATGCTTTACTTGAAGATGCTGTTGCAATAGCAAACGCTAAAGGGCCTGATGGATACAGTATATTTTCGGGAACCAAAATTGATAGCGAAGCATTTAAAGTAACGAGAGAAAACAAAATAAGTAAAATAAGCAAAGATGGTGAAGGTCCTCAAATAATCAAAGTAGAATACAGCGGCAACCAAGCTGAAAAAAAAACAGAAGTATACAATGAAGTGCATATTTCAAATAATTATCCTGGAAATGAAATTTTTTTCTCGCAAAACCAAAATATTATCTCATCAATAAACACTAATGGATTTACCGTAAAAGAAAATACAAAAATTTATATTGACAATATTGAAATAGGGCTAACAACAGGAGATACTGCTCTTGACATTGTTGCAAAAATAAATGAATCTTCAGCGCCTGTTGAAGCAAGCATTGATCCCATTTTAAACTCATTGTCTATTAAAACTACAACGCCACACCAAATTTGGATAACAGAAGAAAAAGAATCAAATGTTTTACAAACACTTGGAATACTTACTAAAAACAATGATACCAAACTACCTCCTTACAACCTTTCTAGCAGTACAGAAGTTAGAAGCAGATCTATTTTCGATGCACTTATTGAGCTTAGAGATACACTTTACAATAATAAAGAAGAGCTTGTTGGAAGTAGAAGCTTGGCAGAAATTGATGAGAGCTTAAAAAGATTACTTATATCAGTTGCAGATCTTGGAGCAAAAGAAAATAGACTTGATAGAAGCTATGAAAGAATAAGCAAAGAGGCTGCAGACATGAAAGAAGATATGGTTCAATACACCGATCTTGACGTAACAAAAGCAATAACCAATTTAAATATGGCAAGCTTAGCTTATCAAGTATCTTTAGGAATCTCTGCTAAAATAATGCAAACAACTTTATTAGATTTTATTAAATAA
- the infC gene encoding translation initiation factor IF-3: MINRNANRDRDRSRSNDKELKINYRIKAREVRVIFENGTQEVLPIEDAIKKAKEAGLDLVEVSPNVSPPVCKIIDYGKYKFHQEKRQKEQKKNQKVIKLKEVRMQPKIDTHDLDFKSKNILTFLKEGNKVKVTIRFRGRELAHTYLGYGILNSILEKVGDVNYVLESAAKMEGKTMFLIVAPKFKK, encoded by the coding sequence ATGATAAATAGAAATGCCAATAGAGATAGGGATAGGTCTAGATCAAATGACAAAGAATTGAAAATTAATTACAGAATTAAGGCTCGCGAGGTAAGAGTTATTTTTGAAAATGGAACACAAGAAGTTTTACCTATTGAAGATGCTATTAAAAAAGCAAAAGAAGCTGGACTTGATTTAGTTGAGGTTTCTCCCAATGTGTCTCCTCCGGTTTGCAAAATTATTGATTATGGGAAATATAAATTTCATCAAGAAAAGCGTCAAAAAGAGCAGAAAAAGAATCAAAAAGTAATTAAGCTTAAGGAAGTCAGAATGCAGCCCAAGATAGATACCCATGACCTTGATTTTAAATCAAAAAACATTTTAACTTTTCTTAAAGAAGGTAATAAGGTTAAAGTTACAATAAGATTTAGAGGTCGTGAACTTGCTCATACATATTTAGGATATGGTATTTTGAATAGCATTCTGGAAAAAGTGGGGGATGTAAATTACGTTTTGGAATCTGCAGCTAAAATGGAAGGTAAGACAATGTTTTTGATTGTAGCGCCTAAGTTTAAAAAATAA
- a CDS encoding YIP1 family protein: MNLFLLTSLPLILKIYMNTQFKQSKTKNIQAHALVIFLAITIFSFLYLTQEFILYKSFELNYTSRITLGISIFIKEHLYYYIFPLLIFIFFFTLNENSSFRKNLTILIYFAFGLIFSKNLEIVILNSKIFGIYEYIELPILNAIELIFSAIIFEKTFKKCQKYSAKEYKIILSPILFLGLFIATLKTLILTNMGIYALTIFALVLIFITINNKYAKKQNA; this comes from the coding sequence ATGAATTTATTTTTATTAACGAGCCTACCATTAATATTAAAAATATATATGAATACTCAGTTTAAACAAAGTAAAACAAAAAATATTCAAGCCCATGCTTTAGTAATATTTTTAGCAATAACAATTTTTTCTTTTCTTTATTTAACTCAAGAATTTATTCTATATAAATCGTTTGAATTAAATTACACATCAAGAATAACTCTAGGGATTTCAATATTTATCAAAGAACATTTATACTACTATATATTCCCGCTATTAATATTTATATTTTTTTTTACTCTAAATGAAAATTCTTCATTTAGAAAAAATTTAACAATTCTTATATATTTTGCATTTGGATTAATATTTTCCAAAAACCTAGAAATAGTAATCCTAAATAGCAAAATTTTTGGAATCTATGAATACATTGAATTGCCAATACTTAATGCAATAGAGTTAATATTTTCAGCCATAATCTTTGAAAAGACATTTAAAAAATGCCAAAAATACTCGGCAAAAGAATACAAAATCATTCTTTCTCCTATTTTATTTTTAGGATTATTTATTGCAACCTTGAAAACATTAATTCTAACCAATATGGGCATCTACGCGCTAACAATATTTGCATTGGTTTTAATATTTATAACAATTAATAATAAGTATGCTAAGAAACAAAATGCCTAA
- the tsaE gene encoding tRNA (adenosine(37)-N6)-threonylcarbamoyltransferase complex ATPase subunit type 1 TsaE: MILEFKSEKKMINFSKSFFYPLPIGKIFALSGDMGSGKTSFLKGLALNLGISYFTSPTYNIFNVYDFIDFKFYHIDLYRVFSLEEFELIGGLEILMDLDSIIAIEWPQIALNIIPKERLFSLTFKIVGSGRVIEFND; this comes from the coding sequence TTGATTTTGGAATTTAAATCAGAAAAAAAAATGATAAATTTTTCCAAATCTTTTTTTTATCCTTTGCCTATTGGTAAAATATTTGCTTTAAGCGGTGATATGGGGTCTGGAAAAACTAGTTTTTTAAAAGGACTTGCCCTTAACCTTGGAATTTCTTATTTTACAAGTCCAACTTATAACATTTTTAATGTTTATGATTTTATAGATTTTAAGTTTTATCATATTGATTTATATCGGGTGTTCTCTTTGGAAGAGTTTGAACTTATTGGAGGATTGGAAATACTTATGGATCTTGATTCAATTATTGCTATTGAATGGCCACAAATTGCTTTGAATATTATTCCGAAAGAAAGATTATTTTCTTTAACTTTTAAAATAGTTGGTTCGGGCAGAGTTATAGAATTTAATGATTAA
- the csrA gene encoding carbon storage regulator CsrA → MLVLSRKVNESIKINSNIEVLILEIKKDTVKIAIKAPENIKIFRSEIFEFIIEENKKSILKDKHNIGKIKSLFNHYFKNEN, encoded by the coding sequence ATGCTAGTATTGTCAAGGAAAGTAAATGAAAGTATCAAAATAAACTCTAATATTGAAGTTTTAATATTAGAGATAAAAAAGGATACTGTTAAAATAGCAATTAAAGCTCCTGAAAACATTAAAATATTTAGATCTGAAATTTTTGAATTTATTATAGAAGAAAATAAAAAATCAATACTAAAAGACAAACACAATATAGGTAAAATTAAAAGTCTATTCAATCATTATTTTAAGAATGAAAATTAA
- the flgK gene encoding flagellar hook-associated protein FlgK, with product MDSTFSGIEIGKRSLFAHKDAMNTVGHNLSNATKPGYSRQRVTMKTTTPLYAPQLNRAKKQGQLGQGIMVQSIDRVKDELLNTRIIEESHRLGYWTSKDKFISMLEDVYNEPEDQSIRKRLNDFWESWQDLANQPQGLAERKIILERGKSFCEGIRSRFHSLERIYIMANDEIKITTDEANNYIRNIANLNKQISKSQAMKDNPNDLMDARDLMVEKLGNLIGISIENKQDPNEFLIHSEGRHLVQGSIANEFKLEATNGPTRTKWNILWSNNDKVNLKTGKLGSLLHIRDEEIKNEIDELNNIAVNIVELVNEIHRAGHGMDKKNGRNFFSQELKLTDAGGRYDTNGNGQFDSVHIFKINSTNEIFPEEKLGFYGTLKFEATNSNDIIEIPYNAPDTVQDVINRINNSNAQVTARINSEGKFEIKAVKEQENENITFKIKHIEDSGLFLTKYTGILNESGPEGAYDYKNIDTIEKLTPKSTYSISPLKNPAAWIKVADTIDSDPSKIAAGIKNPTNEISIGDNQAALRISSFGNSQIMIGKNLTLNDYFANTASNIAIKGQISEITKESQSQILKDLTDLRMSISGVNKDEELANMIEFQQAFIAASKFITVSAELIDTVINKMGV from the coding sequence GTGGATTCAACATTCTCAGGAATAGAAATTGGCAAAAGAAGTTTATTTGCACACAAAGATGCCATGAATACAGTTGGACACAATTTATCCAATGCTACAAAGCCTGGATATTCAAGGCAAAGAGTAACAATGAAAACCACAACCCCTCTTTATGCTCCACAATTAAACAGAGCTAAAAAGCAAGGACAATTGGGTCAGGGAATCATGGTTCAATCTATAGACAGAGTAAAGGATGAACTACTTAACACAAGGATTATTGAAGAATCGCACCGACTAGGATATTGGACTTCAAAAGACAAGTTTATATCAATGCTAGAAGATGTTTATAACGAACCTGAAGACCAATCAATAAGAAAAAGATTAAATGATTTTTGGGAAAGTTGGCAAGATCTAGCAAATCAACCACAAGGTTTAGCAGAAAGAAAGATAATTCTAGAAAGGGGCAAATCTTTTTGCGAAGGAATAAGGAGCAGGTTCCATTCGCTTGAAAGAATTTACATAATGGCAAACGATGAAATAAAAATTACAACAGATGAGGCAAACAATTACATTAGAAACATTGCAAATCTTAATAAACAAATTTCAAAATCTCAAGCAATGAAAGACAATCCAAATGATTTAATGGATGCAAGAGATTTAATGGTTGAAAAATTAGGAAACTTAATAGGGATATCAATTGAGAATAAACAAGATCCTAATGAATTTTTAATTCACTCAGAAGGAAGACACCTTGTACAAGGTTCAATTGCTAATGAATTTAAACTAGAAGCTACAAACGGACCTACCAGAACCAAATGGAACATTTTGTGGTCAAATAATGACAAAGTTAACCTTAAAACGGGAAAACTGGGATCTTTACTTCACATAAGAGATGAAGAAATTAAAAATGAAATCGATGAACTAAATAATATAGCTGTCAACATTGTAGAGCTTGTTAACGAAATACATAGAGCGGGACATGGTATGGACAAAAAAAATGGAAGAAACTTTTTTTCTCAAGAACTAAAACTAACTGATGCTGGTGGTCGATACGATACTAATGGAAATGGTCAATTTGATTCCGTTCATATTTTCAAAATTAATAGCACAAACGAAATATTCCCAGAAGAGAAATTAGGATTTTACGGAACTCTTAAATTTGAGGCTACAAATAGCAATGACATAATAGAAATACCTTACAATGCTCCAGATACAGTTCAAGATGTGATAAATAGAATAAACAATTCCAATGCACAAGTTACAGCAAGAATTAACTCAGAAGGCAAGTTTGAAATAAAAGCGGTTAAAGAACAAGAAAATGAAAATATAACATTTAAAATCAAGCATATAGAAGATTCCGGCTTATTTCTAACAAAATATACAGGAATATTAAATGAATCTGGACCTGAAGGGGCTTATGATTATAAAAATATTGACACAATAGAAAAATTAACACCCAAGTCTACTTATTCAATCTCGCCCTTAAAAAATCCTGCAGCATGGATAAAAGTTGCAGACACGATAGACTCAGATCCTTCAAAAATAGCAGCAGGAATAAAAAATCCAACAAATGAAATATCTATCGGGGATAACCAAGCAGCACTGAGAATATCCTCTTTTGGAAATTCACAGATTATGATTGGCAAAAATTTAACATTAAATGATTACTTTGCAAATACAGCATCAAATATCGCAATAAAAGGACAAATATCGGAAATCACAAAAGAAAGTCAATCTCAAATATTAAAAGACTTAACAGATCTAAGAATGTCTATTTCTGGGGTAAATAAGGATGAAGAACTTGCAAACATGATCGAATTTCAACAAGCCTTTATTGCAGCAAGTAAATTTATCACTGTTTCTGCCGAACTAATAGACACAGTAATAAATAAAATGGGAGTATAA
- the prfA gene encoding peptide chain release factor 1, whose amino-acid sequence MFLEKLNSATSKIKSLEEKLQDINLIKNQKEYSKIIKEYTHLEKINTKKIEYEKILSQINDNKTILEKEEQQEMKELIKQELIDLDKKKEDIEHQIKILLLPQDENDSKNIIIEIRAGTGGEEAALFANNLYSMYIKYSEKKKWKTEIINFNETELGGFKEIIFEIKGKDVFKKLKYESGVHRVQRIPITESNGRLQTSAATVAVLPNIEETEIEINEKDLRIDVYRSSGAGGQHVNTTDSAVRITHLPTRIVVQCQNERSQHKNKDQAMKILRARLYEFEDSKKQEQRSSNRKQQVGSGDRSERIRTYNFPQNRITDHRANITLYKLEEFMQGELDPLLDPLTIELQEQTLKSNNI is encoded by the coding sequence ATGTTTTTAGAAAAATTAAATTCAGCAACAAGTAAAATTAAGTCGTTAGAAGAAAAATTACAAGATATAAATTTAATTAAAAATCAAAAAGAATATTCGAAAATAATAAAAGAATATACACATTTAGAAAAAATAAATACTAAAAAAATTGAATATGAAAAAATACTAAGTCAAATTAATGATAACAAAACAATCTTGGAAAAAGAAGAACAACAAGAAATGAAAGAACTAATAAAACAAGAACTAATTGATCTAGACAAAAAAAAAGAAGATATTGAACATCAAATAAAAATACTACTTTTACCTCAAGACGAAAATGATAGTAAAAATATAATAATTGAAATTAGAGCTGGAACAGGTGGAGAAGAAGCTGCTCTTTTTGCAAACAATCTTTATAGCATGTATATAAAATATTCAGAGAAAAAAAAATGGAAAACAGAAATCATAAACTTTAATGAAACAGAACTTGGAGGATTTAAAGAAATAATCTTTGAAATCAAAGGAAAAGATGTATTTAAAAAATTAAAATACGAAAGTGGTGTTCACAGAGTGCAAAGAATCCCTATAACAGAGTCTAACGGAAGACTTCAAACCTCGGCTGCTACTGTAGCAGTACTACCTAATATTGAAGAAACTGAGATTGAAATCAATGAAAAAGATTTAAGAATTGATGTTTACAGATCATCTGGAGCTGGCGGACAACACGTCAATACAACAGATTCTGCAGTTAGAATAACACACTTGCCAACAAGAATTGTCGTGCAGTGTCAAAACGAAAGAAGTCAACATAAAAACAAAGATCAAGCAATGAAAATATTAAGAGCAAGACTTTATGAATTTGAAGATTCTAAAAAACAAGAGCAAAGATCAAGCAATAGAAAACAACAAGTCGGCTCAGGAGATAGATCTGAAAGAATTAGAACCTATAATTTCCCTCAAAATAGAATAACAGATCACAGAGCAAACATAACTCTTTATAAATTAGAAGAATTTATGCAAGGAGAACTTGATCCACTTCTTGATCCCTTGACAATAGAGCTTCAAGAACAAACATTAAAAAGCAACAACATATAG
- a CDS encoding tetratricopeptide repeat protein, giving the protein MLNEKILDALEDLSSISDDQLLDVTEKSKRGYQLIKEERLSEAESLFSDILEKDNENNYALVGLGDIERKKNNYDKAIVYYQKCLVKHPNNNYALFGLGDCYRNLDDYKKATDIWEEYLKYDPENITVLTRVASSYRKLKNFQKSKQTYLKVMELMPENDYALVGIGHLYYDFKEYKEALKYWLKMYELNQSKVDVRVLTSIGNCYRKLKEFTRGIYFFKKALEISPSNFYAIFGLADCYRGNKEYKEALKYWFDIIEKDPKNNLVLTRIGDAYRYLNDYENSQIYYKKALDVDFDMFAILGLALLQKEQGRYEEALIAIKSLIKNNPKNSALYVSAAECYEALGQIGNAVDILSSFLHLGMKNIVVIDYLTALRKKME; this is encoded by the coding sequence ATGTTGAATGAAAAAATTTTGGATGCTTTAGAGGATCTCTCGAGCATTTCTGATGATCAACTTCTTGATGTCACTGAAAAATCAAAAAGAGGGTATCAGTTGATCAAAGAAGAAAGGCTCTCTGAAGCAGAAAGTTTGTTTTCTGATATCCTTGAAAAGGATAATGAGAATAATTATGCTCTTGTTGGACTTGGGGACATTGAAAGGAAGAAAAATAATTACGATAAAGCAATAGTTTATTATCAAAAATGTCTCGTGAAACATCCAAACAATAATTATGCTCTTTTTGGACTTGGAGATTGTTACAGAAATTTGGATGATTATAAAAAAGCCACAGACATATGGGAAGAGTATTTAAAATATGATCCTGAGAATATAACGGTTTTAACAAGAGTTGCGTCATCTTACAGGAAGCTAAAAAATTTTCAAAAATCTAAGCAAACTTATCTTAAGGTAATGGAATTAATGCCTGAGAATGACTATGCGCTTGTAGGAATTGGTCATTTATATTACGATTTTAAAGAATATAAAGAGGCTTTAAAGTATTGGCTTAAAATGTATGAATTAAATCAGTCTAAAGTTGATGTTAGAGTATTAACTTCAATTGGTAATTGTTATCGCAAATTAAAAGAATTTACCAGAGGAATTTATTTTTTTAAAAAAGCTTTAGAAATTTCACCTAGCAATTTTTATGCTATTTTTGGACTTGCTGATTGTTATAGGGGAAATAAGGAGTATAAAGAGGCTTTAAAGTATTGGTTTGATATTATCGAAAAAGATCCAAAAAATAATTTGGTTCTTACAAGAATAGGAGATGCTTATCGCTATTTGAATGATTATGAAAATTCTCAAATTTATTATAAAAAGGCTCTTGATGTTGATTTTGATATGTTTGCTATACTTGGACTTGCTCTTCTTCAAAAAGAACAAGGTAGATATGAAGAAGCACTAATAGCTATTAAAAGTTTAATTAAAAACAATCCCAAAAATTCAGCATTATATGTCAGCGCTGCTGAATGTTATGAGGCATTGGGTCAGATTGGAAATGCTGTTGATATTTTATCAAGCTTTTTACATCTTGGTATGAAAAATATTGTTGTTATTGACTATCTTACGGCTCTTAGGAAAAAAATGGAATGA
- a CDS encoding TatD family hydrolase, translated as MMDCLLETEKSIFFDKLIDTHVHFYELKKKSLDVDYIINECFKNGFSYFLDVGLHPSDFNDRKNLLSPYSNVFLTAGIHPLNLDDNFKDDIKQLEKILISENVVAVGEMGLDYFKADNKKFQIKVFEEQLYLADRYKKPVILHIRDAYDDVYNIVKSLNFFNRGILHCYSGTYECAKKFIDLGFKVSFSGNITFKNAEPLRIVASKLNTNDLLIETDSPFLAPVPLRGKINSPLFLGYVCLEIARIKNCSVSDVAIAVYNSFKDLLLLH; from the coding sequence ATGATGGACTGCTTACTTGAAACTGAAAAATCTATTTTTTTTGATAAGTTAATAGATACGCATGTCCATTTTTATGAATTAAAGAAAAAATCTTTGGATGTCGATTATATTATTAATGAATGTTTTAAAAACGGCTTTTCTTATTTTCTTGATGTTGGTTTGCACCCTAGTGATTTTAATGATAGAAAAAATCTTTTAAGTCCTTATTCCAATGTGTTTTTAACAGCAGGTATTCACCCTTTAAATTTAGATGATAATTTTAAAGATGATATTAAGCAGCTTGAAAAAATTTTGATTAGTGAAAATGTTGTTGCTGTTGGTGAGATGGGTCTTGATTATTTTAAGGCAGATAACAAAAAGTTTCAAATTAAAGTTTTTGAAGAGCAATTGTATTTGGCTGACAGATATAAAAAGCCAGTTATTTTACATATAAGAGATGCCTATGATGACGTCTATAATATTGTAAAGTCTTTAAATTTTTTTAATAGAGGTATATTGCATTGTTATTCAGGAACTTATGAATGTGCTAAAAAATTTATTGATTTGGGATTTAAAGTTTCTTTTTCAGGTAATATAACTTTTAAAAATGCAGAACCTTTAAGGATTGTTGCTAGCAAATTAAATACTAATGATCTTTTAATAGAAACGGACAGTCCTTTTTTAGCCCCAGTGCCATTAAGAGGCAAAATAAATTCACCTTTGTTTTTAGGGTATGTATGTCTCGAAATTGCAAGGATTAAAAATTGTTCTGTTAGTGATGTTGCTATTGCTGTATACAATAGTTTTAAAGATCTTTTATTATTGCATTGA
- the rpmI gene encoding 50S ribosomal protein L35 — protein MAVKMKTRKSAKKRYSFTVNGKVKYKKQNLRHILTKKSSKRKRNLRKLGNLSCFEVKRIKTLLPYG, from the coding sequence ATGGCAGTTAAGATGAAAACACGTAAAAGTGCAAAAAAAAGATATTCTTTTACTGTAAATGGTAAGGTTAAGTATAAAAAACAAAATTTAAGACATATTTTGACAAAAAAATCTTCTAAGCGTAAGAGAAATTTAAGGAAATTAGGCAATCTTTCTTGTTTTGAAGTTAAAAGAATTAAAACTTTATTACCTTATGGTTAA
- the tsaB gene encoding tRNA (adenosine(37)-N6)-threonylcarbamoyltransferase complex dimerization subunit type 1 TsaB, whose protein sequence is MINTLAFEYSYKALIIYCRINNENFSLVEFKSNFNFSIPKIFNDFIIKNNIDLNQIKLIINSCGPGSFTGLRISLSFVKGLALGLSIPFVNVPTLDVFANSVKKISSVIVLTFTAGKYFLGHYKNCELIGKILCFSKEDLFEYLSQIDPNSVLIGNNLENVCEEFNSKFKIIENLSSFGKILTELGISKYLKNHKSDDILSGPLYIRQSDAEVNFHS, encoded by the coding sequence ATGATTAATACACTTGCATTTGAATATTCATATAAAGCATTAATAATTTATTGTAGAATTAATAATGAGAATTTTTCATTAGTTGAATTTAAATCAAATTTTAATTTTAGTATTCCAAAAATTTTCAATGATTTTATTATTAAAAATAATATCGATCTTAATCAAATTAAATTAATTATAAATTCTTGTGGCCCGGGTTCTTTTACTGGTCTTAGAATTAGTTTAAGTTTTGTTAAAGGCCTTGCTTTAGGTCTTTCTATACCTTTTGTTAATGTTCCCACATTGGATGTTTTTGCAAATTCGGTTAAAAAGATTTCCAGTGTAATTGTGTTAACTTTTACTGCTGGTAAATATTTTCTTGGGCATTATAAAAATTGCGAATTAATAGGGAAAATTTTGTGTTTTTCTAAGGAAGATTTATTTGAATATCTAAGCCAGATTGATCCAAATTCAGTGCTTATTGGAAACAATCTTGAAAATGTTTGCGAAGAATTCAATTCTAAATTTAAAATCATTGAAAATTTAAGTTCGTTTGGAAAAATTTTAACAGAACTCGGCATATCTAAATACTTAAAAAATCACAAAAGTGATGATATTTTATCGGGACCTCTTTATATAAGACAGAGTGATGCAGAGGTTAATTTTCATTCTTAA
- the fliW gene encoding flagellar assembly protein FliW — protein sequence MIHEKSIGFDFPEGILGFENIKKFIIKDSKYKPFSIMQSINKDVSFLVTSPFNFLSEYLPNIQEKDWLDIKAKSENEKVILCIINMHVNDYKDITANLKAPIIINKKKLIGKQAICTNEKYSLHHKVFKE from the coding sequence ATGATACATGAAAAAAGCATAGGATTTGATTTCCCCGAAGGGATACTTGGCTTTGAAAACATTAAAAAATTTATAATAAAAGACTCTAAATATAAACCTTTTTCTATTATGCAATCCATCAATAAAGACGTAAGTTTTTTAGTGACATCTCCTTTTAATTTTTTAAGCGAATACTTACCAAATATTCAGGAAAAAGATTGGCTGGACATTAAGGCAAAATCAGAAAACGAAAAAGTTATACTATGTATAATCAATATGCATGTTAATGATTATAAAGATATTACAGCCAATCTGAAAGCGCCAATCATAATAAACAAAAAAAAATTAATTGGAAAACAAGCTATATGCACAAATGAAAAATATTCACTACATCATAAAGTTTTCAAGGAATAA
- the rplT gene encoding 50S ribosomal protein L20, with product MARAKNGTVHVARRKRILKKTKGFWGTKKSNYKKAKDTLRKGMMYATRDRKARKRDFRRLWISRISAALSDTGVSYSRFIEGLLKSNIKINRKILSNLAIEDAEAFKKIVLEIKR from the coding sequence ATGGCTAGGGCTAAAAACGGCACAGTGCATGTTGCAAGGCGTAAGCGAATTTTAAAAAAGACAAAAGGGTTTTGGGGTACAAAAAAGAGTAACTATAAAAAAGCCAAGGATACCTTGAGAAAGGGTATGATGTATGCTACAAGAGACAGAAAAGCTAGAAAAAGAGATTTCAGGCGCTTGTGGATTTCAAGAATTTCGGCTGCTTTAAGTGATACTGGAGTTAGTTATTCAAGATTTATTGAGGGTTTATTGAAGTCTAATATAAAAATTAACAGAAAAATTTTGTCTAATTTAGCGATTGAAGATGCTGAAGCTTTTAAAAAAATTGTTTTAGAAATAAAAAGATGA